One genomic region from Gloeocapsa sp. DLM2.Bin57 encodes:
- a CDS encoding BON domain-containing protein, with product MGWLSRIFPGSKKPAKPPAVKQAKTEVGEAIPPERVGLDGEYDQSGLAKRVVLAFDDDPQLDDLERLWVAQTGTTVVLKGEVPSQDYLNKAISIAKGVEGATAVDSSQVKVG from the coding sequence ATGGGTTGGTTAAGTAGAATATTTCCCGGAAGCAAAAAACCAGCAAAACCCCCCGCGGTTAAACAAGCTAAAACAGAAGTAGGTGAAGCAATCCCACCAGAAAGAGTTGGATTAGACGGTGAATACGATCAAAGTGGATTAGCTAAAAGAGTTGTCCTAGCTTTTGATGATGATCCACAATTAGACGATTTAGAACGTCTCTGGGTAGCTCAAACAGGAACTACAGTAGTTCTTAAAGGGGAAGTACCCTCTCAAGACTATCTCAATAAAGCGATATCAATCGCTAAAGGTGTAGAAGGTGCAACAGCTGTAGATAGTTCCCAAGTAAAAGTAGGTTAA
- a CDS encoding thiamine-phosphate kinase, whose product MTKVRDIGEQGLLSKLQRFCPPGVVGDDAAVLTITPGKSLVVTTDVLVDGVHFSDRTTSAPQVGWRSVTANLSDLAAMGASPLGITVGLSLEGETPVSWVEALYQGMSDCLSLYNTPIVGGDICASRVNTVAITALGEVASDRAFTRFQAKPGDVILITGYHGASRAGLECLLHPEIATILPPEAKKYLLKAHQQPLPRLEVIPPLRDILPETTITAMDSSDGLADAILQICRCSGVGAEIDLQLLPILPILEQYFPSQALNWTLYGGEDFELVLCLPEKAAQKVQQFLGKPSKIIGRITQGNQVKLINSGNNNYTRILNLKEGFQHF is encoded by the coding sequence ATGACTAAGGTTAGAGATATTGGAGAACAAGGATTATTAAGCAAATTGCAGCGTTTTTGTCCACCAGGAGTAGTGGGAGATGACGCAGCAGTTTTAACCATAACTCCAGGAAAATCTCTAGTAGTCACTACCGATGTCTTGGTAGATGGGGTGCATTTTAGCGATCGCACTACCTCAGCACCACAGGTAGGCTGGCGCAGTGTTACCGCTAATCTATCAGATTTAGCAGCTATGGGAGCTTCTCCTCTAGGGATTACCGTCGGGTTGTCTCTAGAGGGGGAAACCCCTGTAAGTTGGGTAGAAGCATTATATCAGGGGATGAGTGATTGTTTAAGCTTGTACAATACTCCGATAGTTGGTGGGGATATCTGTGCTTCTCGGGTTAATACCGTCGCTATCACCGCTTTAGGAGAAGTAGCAAGCGATCGCGCTTTTACTCGTTTTCAAGCCAAACCAGGAGATGTTATCCTCATCACAGGTTATCATGGAGCATCCCGGGCAGGTTTAGAATGTCTCTTACATCCAGAAATAGCTACCATCTTACCCCCGGAAGCAAAAAAATATTTACTAAAAGCACATCAACAACCCCTCCCCCGTCTAGAGGTTATCCCACCACTTAGAGACATTCTTCCCGAAACTACTATAACAGCGATGGATAGTAGCGATGGTTTAGCCGATGCTATTTTACAGATTTGTCGCTGTAGTGGGGTAGGTGCAGAAATCGACCTACAGTTATTACCAATCCTACCGATATTAGAGCAATATTTCCCTAGTCAAGCTCTCAATTGGACTTTATACGGTGGGGAAGATTTTGAGTTAGTCTTGTGTCTCCCTGAAAAAGCAGCTCAAAAAGTACAACAATTCCTCGGTAAACCCTCCAAGATTATTGGCAGAATTACTCAGGGAAATCAAGTAAAATTAATCAATAGTGGCAATAATAATTACACCAGAATACTTAATTTAAAGGAAGGTTTTCAACATTTTTAG
- a CDS encoding nucleotidyltransferase domain-containing protein yields MEQKKAFSTTKLDEILRDRSSCLEQQRVLLLNKVQEWLNKFSASYGIEQAYIFGSILRSGHFHEQSDIDIAVVQINPEDYFTVISLLQDYLGREVDVIMLNHCYFAQKIRDTGLLWIKTP; encoded by the coding sequence ATGGAACAAAAAAAAGCATTTTCTACTACTAAGTTAGATGAAATTTTACGCGATCGCTCTTCTTGTCTAGAACAACAAAGAGTATTACTATTAAATAAAGTCCAAGAATGGTTGAATAAATTTAGTGCTAGTTATGGTATTGAACAAGCTTATATTTTTGGCTCTATTTTACGTTCTGGTCACTTTCACGAACAATCAGATATAGACATCGCTGTTGTGCAAATTAACCCTGAAGATTATTTTACCGTTATTAGTCTCCTGCAAGACTATTTAGGTAGAGAAGTAGATGTAATTATGCTTAATCACTGTTATTTTGCTCAAAAAATTCGCGACACA
- a CDS encoding peptidylprolyl isomerase, translated as MKILFLTIYLLTLLVMPAQAAPIQISMLAQGDAITDPTSLLRYALPIDNNQVRRLQKDIEEIAKYLRSKRWGPIQSNLKDAYLVTSLRKDLLLASVPEGKQPQAEELIDQITNQITELQTITKTKDKEQVWEKRRVILDEITTLQELMVQGYPFEVPAEYSNLPQLKGRATIEIETTQGLLTVVVDGYSAPVNAGNFVDLVDRGFYDGLNFVRNPSDFVVQFGKPEGKEEGFIDPETGKYRAIPLEYLIKEDELPTYGVTLEESGIYLADLALPFSAYGTLALARPENEPNGGSSQVFFFKFDTELTPPGFNLMDGRYSVFGYLVDGKKVLENLTPADKIISAKVIKGKENLVRPND; from the coding sequence ATGAAAATACTTTTCTTAACAATATACTTGCTTACTTTGTTAGTGATGCCTGCTCAAGCAGCACCAATTCAAATCAGTATGTTAGCCCAAGGAGACGCAATTACAGATCCTACCTCTTTACTAAGATATGCTCTTCCTATTGATAACAACCAAGTTAGAAGACTACAAAAAGATATCGAGGAAATAGCTAAATATTTGCGGAGTAAGAGATGGGGACCTATTCAAAGCAACCTCAAAGACGCTTATCTAGTCACTAGCTTACGTAAAGACTTACTCTTAGCTAGTGTACCTGAAGGGAAACAACCCCAAGCAGAAGAACTTATCGACCAGATAACCAACCAAATCACAGAGTTACAAACCATAACCAAAACCAAAGACAAAGAACAAGTTTGGGAAAAAAGACGAGTAATCCTCGATGAAATTACGACTTTACAGGAATTGATGGTACAGGGTTACCCTTTTGAAGTTCCTGCAGAATATAGCAATTTACCACAACTCAAAGGAAGAGCTACCATAGAGATAGAAACCACCCAAGGATTATTAACCGTGGTAGTAGATGGTTATAGCGCTCCTGTAAACGCGGGTAATTTCGTTGATTTAGTCGATAGAGGTTTCTACGATGGCTTAAACTTTGTGCGCAATCCTAGTGACTTCGTGGTACAGTTTGGTAAACCCGAAGGCAAAGAAGAAGGATTTATCGATCCAGAAACAGGAAAATATCGCGCTATCCCCCTAGAATATCTCATCAAAGAAGATGAATTACCTACCTATGGTGTAACTCTAGAAGAGTCAGGAATTTATCTAGCTGATTTAGCTTTACCCTTTAGCGCTTATGGTACCCTAGCTTTAGCACGTCCTGAAAATGAACCCAATGGAGGATCTTCTCAAGTATTCTTCTTTAAGTTTGATACTGAGTTAACCCCTCCTGGATTTAACCTTATGGATGGACGTTATTCGGTGTTTGGTTATCTCGTCGATGGTAAAAAAGTCTTGGAAAATTTGACACCCGCAGATAAGATAATTAGTGCTAAAGTGATCAAAGGCAAAGAAAACTTAGTACGACCCAATGACTAA
- the secD gene encoding protein translocase subunit SecD: MQKQRLLLFLILTLVLGAIAIITQLPPRLGLDLKGGSQLTIQALPNEENEVIDAFSLNSLKTVLEKRVNNLGAAEPVIQTVGEDKILVQLPGVNDPTEAERVLGGTAKLEFREQKRDTDAQLQVELQIRSQTELQLELLRQSPTTAEQQAEIARLTESLQNSNQALLELFASVDLTGASLIDARPQPLPNGNNWEVAIVFDSEGGDKFAQLTKEIAGTGRTLGIFLDDVLLSAPRVGPEYAATGISGGRAVISGNFNLDSANDLAVQIKGGALPFPVEVVENRTVGATLGQDSIRRSIYAGLAGLIGVLIFMVAYYRLPGLIADVSLIVYTLLTLASFSLVNVTLTLPGIAGFILSIGMAVDANVLIFERTREELRKGKTLYKSVESGFYRAFSSILDSNVTTLIACFALFWLGSGLVKGFALTLAIGVLVSMFTAVTCSRTLLLFVVLGMPKVRQNPKLFCPNLTVSPKS, from the coding sequence ATGCAAAAACAGCGTCTGTTACTTTTTCTGATTCTGACTCTAGTCTTAGGGGCGATCGCCATCATCACCCAATTACCACCGCGGTTAGGATTAGACTTGAAAGGGGGGTCACAATTAACCATCCAAGCTTTACCTAATGAAGAAAACGAGGTTATCGACGCTTTTTCCCTAAATTCCCTGAAAACAGTCTTAGAAAAACGAGTCAATAATCTCGGTGCTGCTGAACCAGTGATTCAAACTGTAGGAGAAGATAAAATTCTGGTACAATTACCAGGAGTAAACGATCCCACAGAAGCAGAAAGGGTTTTAGGAGGAACTGCTAAATTAGAGTTTCGAGAACAGAAAAGGGATACGGACGCTCAATTACAAGTAGAACTACAAATAAGAAGTCAAACGGAATTACAATTAGAACTACTTAGACAAAGTCCCACCACAGCTGAACAACAAGCAGAAATCGCTAGATTAACCGAATCCCTACAAAACTCCAATCAAGCGTTATTAGAATTATTTGCATCAGTAGATTTAACTGGAGCTAGTTTAATTGATGCGCGTCCTCAACCTCTACCCAATGGCAATAATTGGGAAGTAGCGATCGTCTTTGACTCAGAAGGTGGAGACAAATTCGCCCAATTAACCAAAGAAATAGCCGGAACAGGTCGCACCCTCGGTATTTTCCTAGATGATGTCTTATTAAGCGCACCAAGAGTAGGTCCTGAATACGCAGCTACAGGTATCTCAGGCGGAAGAGCAGTAATTAGTGGTAATTTTAACTTAGACTCGGCTAACGATCTAGCAGTACAAATTAAAGGAGGAGCACTACCTTTCCCTGTAGAAGTAGTAGAAAATCGTACCGTAGGTGCAACTTTAGGACAAGATAGCATTAGACGGAGTATCTACGCAGGATTAGCAGGGTTAATAGGAGTGCTAATTTTTATGGTAGCTTATTATAGGTTGCCTGGGTTAATCGCTGATGTCTCTTTAATAGTCTATACTCTCTTAACTCTGGCTAGTTTTTCTCTAGTAAATGTTACTCTGACTCTACCAGGGATAGCGGGGTTTATCTTAAGTATTGGTATGGCTGTAGATGCCAATGTGTTGATTTTTGAACGCACTAGAGAAGAGTTACGTAAGGGAAAAACTCTCTATAAGTCGGTAGAATCAGGTTTTTATCGCGCTTTTTCCAGTATCTTAGATAGTAATGTGACCACTCTGATCGCTTGTTTTGCTCTATTCTGGTTAGGTTCAGGTTTAGTAAAAGGTTTTGCCCTCACTCTAGCGATTGGGGTATTAGTCAGTATGTTTACAGCTGTAACTTGCAGTCGTACTTTGTTATTATTTGTGGTCTTGGGAATGCCTAAAGTCAGACAAAACCCTAAACTATTTTGCCCTAATCTTACCGTTTCCCCTAAATCTTAA